In the Halictus rubicundus isolate RS-2024b chromosome 12, iyHalRubi1_principal, whole genome shotgun sequence genome, GTTCTTCTTTGTTCCTCTATAATCGGGCAGCGTGTTCTTTCGGTGTGAAGCGATCTTTCGAGGGCTAATAAGTTTTCTATTGTCCTGGGTGCGATGTGGACACGTATATCGTCTCagtttcgacgagtatcgatCGTGCCGGTAGCCGAATAAGATAATTGGGACCGTGCAGACCCGGTGTATCCGATACGCGAATGCGGTACACGGTCGCTTTATGATAGAACTTCGTCTACCACACCGTAATATTCTCGGACACAGAGCAATCGTATCCAAGACTCGGGGAAAGAGTATCGAACGCGTTTTAGGAACTACGATTGATTTTGTCTGTATCAGCGCGTAACGTGGCGAACCGATCTTTCACCGGCAAGAAACGTGGTTTCAGCGATgaagatttattattttttcttttaatatgttttttttttgtaagatCGACGCGTATTTAACTGTATTCCCCGTCAACTACATATTCTTTTTATCGGTTTAATTCTCCGTGTCTTCGAGCGTTATTTTCGGAGACTTTGAACAATTTATCCCTCCTCCGGTTCGTGACAGATGTTCAGGGATTTCTTGCTACGAATTCTTCTAATCattgttattttctttctctGTTGTGCTGTATCGTTAGAATGACCAATCGTAAGTGTGTTCGAACCtttcaaacaaaaaaattcCTTTGAACGCAAAAGGAATGGCGCCGCATTGAAGTATAACAAGCTCAACAGTGACACgaattctaaaattaaaaaaaaatattaaaaaaatgggataaacaaagagagagaaagagagtgagttagagagagagagagagggagagggagagggagagagagagagagagagagagagagagagagagagagagagaacgagagagacaAGAGTGCATGTGTTAGGTATTATGATTGTATAATACGTggtttgtaattgtaaatacGGGAAGAAATCATTGGCAGCAATTTAAACAGAATACAGAATATCTATGTATAAAAAAAGTAATAATACTAATACACACACCTCTATATATGTGATAAGGTTTGTAATATTTAAGGGAGGCCGATAGATTGTATAACCTACTAGATCTCAGTGTAAGTTACTAGGTAAAGACCTAAAATAATTCGTAAGTAATACCAAAATCACTCCGTTgtatcaaaaaataattttttatataagttCCCACGGGCGCACATCATCTCCAATGGCACATGAGTTTTAGTAGACTTATTACGACTAACGATAGCGAGACATTAAGCTGGTTgtacataaataataatgaaatgaagaataaatggctaaaaaataaagaaacgcTTGATGTTGTTAAGTAAGAGAGAACCGTTTACTGGGCCAACGTTCGTTCGCACGTTTATCCTTGATTTCCACTGCACCATTACTCGTTCAAACGAAACCTTACGTTTTATCCTGTGTTTTGTCTGATCCATGttgttgaagaaaaaaaaatctatttcttaaaaaaaaaaaacagaaaaaaagaaaaaaaaatgaaacgatCACAGTACGCTGCACATATAAGTTTTCTACGTAAATACATCTCGTATACGTAAAGTACATTTTAAgtcttacaatatatttttaaaaagaaaaaaaaaagttcttTGCCAAGATATAATTCAATTTGTACGTTGTAAAGAAGTTCTGAGtgaattttgcaatttctttccaTTCGATAATCATGCTTGAAACGCATAAGAATGGACACACGTATGAGcatctatatgtatatatatgttctATTCAAATCTCAGTTTACTTAACAATGTCAAATTGAAGTACATTGTTTGTACTATTAATCGATAAAGTAACGAATAAGgaaaacaaaatgtttattacatGTTCGAATTAAAGTTACGAGATAAATGTGAATACAGGAGTTACAGCAGGTTATTAATTGTACGTACATACAGGATTACCTTTCTTAGTTTGTAATTTTGCATGTTATATATAAAGATacaaatacatatatacatgtataaatatatatataaataaaatagtgaaaaagagacagagagaatgaGCGAGAGAAAGACAGATAGTATGTGGAGTAGAGTGAGAGTATTACATAGTCATTTATAGAAGAGATACTAATTAAAACATTATTGTCTCATATTTGATGTTTTCTCTTATGTTGCGAATATATTAGAAACGATAAGAACGATCATTGTGTATACTATTAGTGCAGATAAAAACAATCCATATTACACGTTATTATAATATCTAcgactatattaattattctaagGTTTAAGTATTAATAACTAATTGAAAGTAACCGTGTTGGtagttttgttttattataaccAGATCCTGCCTTCGGCCAATTTACATACGAAATCGGTAACAATCGAATTAagtaaaatcaaaataaaaatatacaactaTACACGaactatacttattttatcaaaaattataCACGCATCTTTTTGAATAACGTTACATTTCTAGAAGCTTGTATAACGTTAATCTGTCTGTTGGTTTTTAAGACGATAAAATTCCTTCAATCTGTGAGCCTGCGTCCGTATAAAACCACCAGCATCTTCCGGTTCAAAGCCATCATGAATATCCATTGAGACTAACTCTTTATTATACAATGAGACTTCGCTATGTCGACCCAGTATAGAGACTGTAAGAtcaaaattacttttttctcattttcataCAAACTCTTTTTACGTGTTACTACCTATGTATTTTGTTAATACCCACCATTTCCTTTATACAATTGTAATCGAACCGTTCCATTAACGTATTGTTGAGAATACAGTATACTGTTCCGCACGAAATCGCATTCAGGAGAGAACCATAAGCCTGAAAGAAGTTTTTTGAGCTTGATTAAAagacaaaaagaaattaatctATTAAAACATTCATTTTACCATTGTAAACGTAATCGGACATCTTATCGGTCAAATAAGATTTCACTCTTAACACCTCACGGTCtagtaaaaatatttccaagtCCTGATGAGCCTCGTGAAGGATTTTAACACCGGGTGATTCGTAAATACCTCTGGACTATAATGTCAACGTAATTTCATGGTGcttctaattaaatttaatcttTTCATACCTTCAAGCCGATGAAACGATTCTCGACGATGTCTATACGCCCTATACCATGTAGACTGCCAATTTTATTTAAGTATTGCATTATTAACAGAGGATTAACATATATGCCTTgatcttttaaattttttacgaaTGATGGGTATCCTTCTTTAAAACCAATTTCAATTTCTGCCGATTCCGCGGGAGAGTTCATTGGATCGGTTGTCATTGTGTACAATCCTTTTGGAGCTGATGTGTCTGGATTTTCTAGAATTCCTGATTCATAACTGAAAATGTGAAGTttttaaattcgaaaaatatatCCAATCACTGCTaacttatataaaaattacaattcaaGGAACGTTTAATTTTCTAATCGAAGAATTAATGTAATAAGAGCGTTATTTTGTGTATGTGATAATATCTGGGTGAATCAGGCGATCACATAATTTAAAGTTTGACGTCTCAATTTCCTCTGTACCTAATGTGCAATAAATTTGCATCAATGCTCCACGGTTCTTTCGGTGTTGCAGAGACAGGAATGCCATTTTCCCGAGCGTATTTCAATAAGTCTGGCCTTCCTGCGAATCTCGTGTAAAATTTCTTTTCCCTCCAGGGTGCAAGTATCTGTGTGATAATTTCAAAAGTCGTATAGAAAAAGGTAGCATCGAATACAATTAAAAACAGAAATTTACCTGAATTTTAGGGCAAAGACTGTAGCAGCTCAACTCGAAACGCACCTGATCGTTGCCTTTACCGGTCGCGCCGTGAGCTATTATAGAAGCGTTCTCAGCTTTTGCGATTCTTATCAGACCTTCGCTAATACATGGCCGAGCGATTGATGTGCCCAAGAGATACCTGTTCTCATAGATCAATCCGCATGCAACAGCCGGCCATGCGAACGAAGATACAAAGACTTCTCTGAGATCCTCAATTACGACCTTGCAggtattaataaaaatgtgggAAATTAGTTCAAGGAGTAGACTTCATCGCTGAGGAGGTGCGGTTCGTAATTGAAAGAATGATTTCCGGTAATAGATTTTAATGCAAGCATCTTCGTTTACCTTCACAGCGCCGATTTTTAACGCTTTTTCTTCAACAGCATTAAAGTCTTCCTCTTGTCCTACGTTTGCCTAAATTATAATTGATTGATATaattagacggcggattttaagCATCTATCACAAAAATGATAAGGTgtgatttaaaacagtaaaagaagcgttagaagaattcaaaaatactgttatattattttcaaactactgaacatattaaaaagaaaaataaatttctatttcgctccaatttgttgcaattcaggtagaaaatttttattttgcttaaagatccgctgtcgagatataatgaattttttaagtGCACTTTAATTGCTAATTAGTATCCGAACGATCTTACTATGTAAGCGATAACACGATATCCTTCCTCTTTTAACCACAATAGTATACAGGATGTATCCAAACCACCACTGTAAGCTAAAATTACTTTCTTCCCGGATTTCGACATTCTATAGAGACTTCATATGACGGTGACTATATCAATGAAAGCGTTCATTTTCAGACTGGCAATTGGAATATTATTGTATAGACAAACACGTCTCCGAACCCCTGATAAATGATAACCTTTACAGGCGTATTGCAATAGCAGTGTATAtatcaatcaatttttatacGCATTTCGAATGACATCTGTaaaaacattatatattatgtGGTATGGCGTGTGCATTAAAAAAAAGACGATAATTGGAGCAAATTGTAGGCCTTTATAAGCAGAACATTTTGTTTAGTCTACAATCTACATACACATACGttcatataatatattatatattatatattatatattcgaTACCGTCAACTTTGTATTAATCTCGCCGCTAAGTAATCGTAATATTAACGTACATCAATAATTGTTATGAATAATTAACAGATTCACTTCCACCGGCCGAGAGCGGTTTATTATAATTGCTTCTTATGTGCAGCAGAAGTTTCAACATGTAAATAGTTATCAATACGGTGAAGATAATATTAATTACTTTTATTTGAACCGGTATATAAGTCTTCAAAAGTCGGACAATCTTTTTTTGACGAATGTTAAATGCATTGCTTTCATGAGAACTTAAG is a window encoding:
- the Ass gene encoding argininosuccinate synthase gives rise to the protein MSKSGKKVILAYSGGLDTSCILLWLKEEGYRVIAYIANVGQEEDFNAVEEKALKIGAVKVVIEDLREVFVSSFAWPAVACGLIYENRYLLGTSIARPCISEGLIRIAKAENASIIAHGATGKGNDQVRFELSCYSLCPKIQILAPWREKKFYTRFAGRPDLLKYARENGIPVSATPKEPWSIDANLLHISYESGILENPDTSAPKGLYTMTTDPMNSPAESAEIEIGFKEGYPSFVKNLKDQGIYVNPLLIMQYLNKIGSLHGIGRIDIVENRFIGLKSRGIYESPGVKILHEAHQDLEIFLLDREVLRVKSYLTDKMSDYVYNGLWFSPECDFVRNSILYSQQYVNGTVRLQLYKGNVSILGRHSEVSLYNKELVSMDIHDGFEPEDAGGFIRTQAHRLKEFYRLKNQQTD